From one Misgurnus anguillicaudatus chromosome 2, ASM2758022v2, whole genome shotgun sequence genomic stretch:
- the LOC129442756 gene encoding macrophage mannose receptor 1-like translates to MMKKQRGAVKSLMEMSLIMLLMPSGILSSTSDIMRKYYYINQSMTWAAAQSYCKQKHIDLATVDSMNDVNKLINTVDPGYRGSVWIGLNRATQGRWVWSTGDDTVSQYSNWMAGEPNGDGPCIDVSKGLWNDCPCYYAWNFVCYNESVGNVLITTPKNWNDALSYCRQYHTDLGAARSSVEQNQLSNVSGNGPWAWIGLFFDSWQWSDLRKFYFRYWAAGQPTSGDCVAMSTTDSGKWATYSCDQSRPFICYDVYQKQVIRLNLSCDRKCNMDDPSLQAVILNEISKKLKSVGLGNYIRINWGKN, encoded by the exons ATGATGAAAAAGCAAAGAGGAGCTGTGAAATCATTGATGGAGATGAGTTTGATTATGCTGCTTATGCCGTCAG GAATTTTAAGCAGCACGTCTGATATCATGCGAAAGTACTACTACATAAATCAGAGTATGACATGGGCAGCAGCTCAGAGTTACTGCAAACAGAAGCACATTGATCTGGCTACTGTAGACTCTATGAATGATGTGAACAAGCTAATAAATACTGTGGATCCTGGGTACAGAGGATCAGTGTGGATTGGACTGAACAGGGCAACACAGGGTCGATGGGTTTGGTCTACGGGAGATGACACTGTTTCACAGTACAGTAACTGGATGGCAGGAGAACCTAATGGTGATGGACCTTGTATTGATGTTTCCAAAGGACTTTGGAATGATTGTCCCTGCTATTATGCTTGGAATTTTGTGTGTTACAATG AAAGTGTCGGAAACGTCCTGATAACGACTCCAAAAAACTGGAATGATGCTCTGAGTTACTGCAGACAGTATCACACTGATCTGGGCGCTGCTCGCAGCTCTGTGGAGCAGAACCAGCTAAGTAATGTTTCTGGAAATGGACCGTGGGCCTGGATCGGACTGTTCTTTGACTCTTGGCAGTGGTCTGACCTAAGGAAGTTCTACTTTAGATACTGGGCAGCAGGACAACCAACatctggtgactgtgttgcCATGTCAACAACTGACTCTGGGAAATGGGCAACTTACAGCTGTGACCAATCGCGTCCTTTTATCTGCTATGATG tatATCAAAAACAGGTTATCAGATTAAACTTGTCCTGTGATAGAAAATGCAATATGGATGATCCTTCACTACAGGCTGTCATTCTGAACGAG ATAAGTAAAAAGTTAAAAAGCGTAGGACTTGGAAATTACATCCGCATAAACTGGGGGAAAAACTAA